The genomic region CGTCATTACGTCAGCAcggccgaagaagaagaaaacccggAAGTACTACAAAGCCCATAATGCAATGCGTTACTTCGACTTCGGGCGCGTAAAGCCCTGAAAACCACTTTTGTCTTTACGTCTGCTGCCATTAATACATGACGATAACGAATTTTACcttcaaaatgataaatggacCTGAAAACAAAGGAGATAATTGGTGAGTAAGCGTGCGAAAATCATTAAAAATCGCGTTTTATTATTAGCGTTAGCTCACTTCATAGAGCATTTCCGCGTATGTCGGTGCATGCAATTTTCAAGTTTGTTCCCTCTACGAGATGTGAAGCAGAATTGAACTAACAAAAGGGCTTTGTGGCGGTTGAAGGTAAGCAGCGAGTGTTAGCTTACGTTCTTGTGCTTTATTTTGGTATGTAAATGGTAAACACTTCCAAAACATATCCGTCGCACGCTGCAATTGGTCATGAAGACGCAACATGGGAGGTGCGCAAGGTTCTCGTGACGTTCGATTCGTGCGGGATGACctttgactcccccccccccccccattgacAAGCGCATCTAATTGCTGCTTACAAGAAGTAAAAATTACAAAGTACATTATTATTACAAACATGCTAATTCCCACGTTATTTAGCCGAAACACAAAGTCGTTTATTTTATCTGACTTTTTTGGTTACGTACTTTTCTTTTATGGATACAGGATATGTAAGAATGCAGAATACTGCTCCCCAAGGATTAAAGGTAGGTTAAAGAAATAGTCTTAGTTTCTTTGTCATTGTAATTTTGAAATTGTTTTCTTTATAATACGCAAATATCGCTTAATGCTCTTCATGGAGCGGCCTACACCAGTTCATGTTTTTTGCTTCTGTTTTAGAAACTCCAATGAAACCCTCACAAATCGCTAATCGCCTCGTAGCCCCGCCCAGGAGAATGTTGCCGTGCGACAGCTCGCCTCTGCAGCCGTCAGCTCGTCTGACGGCAGTTTGCTCATCTGAGTCGAATCGTCCGGAGCGCTGCAAGTCGCTGTCGGGGTTGCAACGGAGCGTCGTGCCCAGGCCCCAACGTCCAGTCGCCGGTGCCAAGAAACATGACTGGACGCAAGTCCAACGACCGAGTATTTGCCGAGCTGAATCCCCTCATTGCAAGAAGGAGTTCAGCCCCCACTCTCTTTCACCTCATAAAGGGAGAGAGCACAAGTCCATGGGAGCGGTGTTCTCGTGTAGTTCCTCTGTACATAAACTACTGTCCATAAAGGTACATCAtgagtaaaaatgtttttgggattggcctaaaaatatataattttatttatttactctttTAGGAACTTTCAAGTGAAAAATCCATTCCAGGTATTATTTCAGACTTCAGTAGCTGATAGAAAGAGATGAGCTACAATCCCAGAAACcattttgtgattttgttgGTCTTCAGCTGTGCGCATGGACCACGCCTCTCGAAAGCGCCACAGGGAGAGCGAGGAGAACGACGCCAGCGTCAAGAAGCCCTGCGTCCGAGCGGAGCCTCCAAGGCCAACGAGAACGTTCCCGACGTCACCGCACTCGTCGAAGCAGCCCGCAATTCCACATGAACGGCTTTCATGCTCGGAACCGTCGCCCGATTGTAAAGCCACCGCGCCGACCATACCTGTGACCAAAAAACCTTTTTTAGGGGCCAGGCAGCTCCAAATACATTCCAATCACGGCAACATTATCCAATTGAGGCCATGTTCCAAACAAGACCCTTTCAAGCTAGCGGGACGCGACAAAAGAGACAAAACAAATGCTGACGTCCAACCAAAACACAGCAAGCCAGTTCACCGTCGCCCTCCTCGGCAATCCCAGCACAGTTCCTTCGACTCGTCGCTCAAGACCGCGAAACGCAAACGTCCCCACAGTCCTCGCGAATCGCCCTCGAAGTTAGACGTTTCTCTGAGTACTCCTCCGGCAAAACGAAAAAAACCACACCACCGCAGTCGGAGCGTTCCCAACGACTATGACCAATTGTTCGCCCCGGACGTCATCCTCAAACCCGCGCTCAAGACCGCCAAGAACGAAACGGACAAGGAGACAGAGGAAAGACAGCCCCCGTGCAATCCTGCCGTCCAAAGTTCTGAGAACTCTTGTAGGAAAGGTGAAGACGCTGGAGGCACTTGTCCTGCCAAAGTTCCCATCTCATCTAATCACCTTCACATTTCCCTGCCATATTGCTATGTGTCGTTAGTAAGGCTCAATAACAAGTCCATAGGTGCTCAGTCCAAAGACCCGGATCTCCCTCGGTCATGCGGGCATTCGACACACGGGAGCCTTAAGCATGACGACAAAAACAAAGCCAAGCGACCTTCCGCATCGCCCCACTCTCCACTGACTAACAGAAGCAACGAACGCGAACCACCCGAAGATAAAGAGGATTCGTTGGACGGGAGTCTGGGTATTGCTTTCGATTCGGAATCAAGCCACACGTCCAGAAGCAGCGATGAGGACGAGCTTCCATCGTTGCAGGAGATCATGAATCGCGTTCGCAAGGACCCAGCAACACCAGATAAGGGCGACATCCTCTCCGAGCCGAGCACACCTGCCGTTTCCGACAACACCGCTAAAGCTGTAAGAGACTTTTCTGTACCGCCCTGCTTTAGAGTTCTTTGGATTGCTTACATGTGTGTTTTTGCATCAGCCAAACGTCAGAAGAAGCTCATACAGGAACAGCCTGGACCAGATTCTGAAAGAGATGGACACCCAAAAGAAGTAAGCGAATCTCGAATGTTTGGCTGCTTGTTTTAAGAAATGGAGCGTTAACACTTTGTCGCCAACAGGGCAAAAGAGAACGAGGCGCAACTCCGCACCTCTTGCGACGATCTGTTGAGCGTGGCGGAATACCACGAGCAGGAGGAGAACCGCAACGACTGCTCCAGCGAACAACAGTACGACACCCTGGAAGCACGCTAGCCACAAttttagcaattttttttctgggtcATCTGATTCAGTCAGACAGGACGGTCATAATTTGGTTCTGTGATGATggtcgcaatttttttttttttcccccctccaggAAATTCCTGCAACGCTACTCGCTGAACTCCAGCTGCGCTATCCGAGAGACGCCTCCCGGAGAAGTGGCGTTCCACCTTGACAAATTTGGTCAGATCTTCAATCAGGATTCTCTGCAGCTCAGACAATGCACGTCCAAGCCGCAGAACACGGTGGAGAAAACGCTGCTTTGGTGAGCTGACGTTTACCCGCCCTCAAATTCAAAAGATCTTAACGGTAATGTCGTTCCTCTGTCCTCTCTGGTCAGGTCCAGCCCGGCTCAGCTAAAACTGTACGTGAATATCGGCTTGTTCCAGGAAGCTTACTGCTCTCACTCGCCGTGCCCGACTCAAATCACCAATTTTCTATTCAAGGTAGGCCCCACTTGCTCGCTGTCAACGAAGCGCCGAAGCACCGAGTCATAGTTTTCTTCTGGTCAGATGATGTCGGTGCATCCTGAGAGGTTGTTGTCTGAAAAGATGCTGCAGGCTCTCGGTGACATCGCCAAATCGGCTGCCTGTAATATCGGTCAgtactttattctttttatttcaatttagaGAACTTTTCTGCCGGTGACAAAACGTTTTTATCGACCACACTTGTCGCCGTCCTTCTCAGTGAAAAAACAAAGCCACCTGTTTACCGTGTGGGTGCCCGCATTGGCTGATGTGACCTTGGCGCTGATG from Syngnathus typhle isolate RoL2023-S1 ecotype Sweden linkage group LG8, RoL_Styp_1.0, whole genome shotgun sequence harbors:
- the slf2 gene encoding SMC5-SMC6 complex localization factor protein 2, which produces MTITNFTFKMINGPENKGDNWICKNAEYCSPRIKETPMKPSQIANRLVAPPRRMLPCDSSPLQPSARLTAVCSSESNRPERCKSLSGLQRSVVPRPQRPVAGAKKHDWTQVQRPSICRAESPHCKKEFSPHSLSPHKGREHKSMGAVFSCSSSVHKLLSIKELSSEKSIPAVRMDHASRKRHRESEENDASVKKPCVRAEPPRPTRTFPTSPHSSKQPAIPHERLSCSEPSPDCKATAPTIPVTKKPFLGARQLQIHSNHGNIIQLRPCSKQDPFKLAGRDKRDKTNADVQPKHSKPVHRRPPRQSQHSSFDSSLKTAKRKRPHSPRESPSKLDVSLSTPPAKRKKPHHRSRSVPNDYDQLFAPDVILKPALKTAKNETDKETEERQPPCNPAVQSSENSCRKGEDAGGTCPAKVPISSNHLHISLPYCYVSLVRLNNKSIGAQSKDPDLPRSCGHSTHGSLKHDDKNKAKRPSASPHSPLTNRSNEREPPEDKEDSLDGSLGIAFDSESSHTSRSSDEDELPSLQEIMNRVRKDPATPDKGDILSEPSTPAVSDNTAKAPNVRRSSYRNSLDQILKEMDTQKKAKENEAQLRTSCDDLLSVAEYHEQEENRNDCSSEQQKFLQRYSLNSSCAIRETPPGEVAFHLDKFGQIFNQDSLQLRQCTSKPQNTVEKTLLWSSPAQLKLYVNIGLFQEAYCSHSPCPTQITNFLFKMMSVHPERLLSEKMLQALGDIAKSAACNIVKKQSHLFTVWVPALADVTLALMNMGVAFVTLFPFENLQPAFTEGDLLKNVSIQGERPPHNTECNTFPEHNCNNILKYLSFCLSLCPKAYSDYELLLLLTLMARVALDPNFIPTAGEEINKLLNKIVDNIRDWDTMIPRMCQALTELTDDHHNMCLLVQLLPDNTRGKCLRRHVSLSMISKLLDGTSRYRATGSEVKLTALKPYVAAMAPSSLRRFFRNISGVSSTEEELMFLDQQSYYLCYSLLTLTKEASNFHSFPTHQKVHLLALSSDLRAHVMCRMRESETRLYRSKVMDLLARIETKWQMILHRMQPLNSKLRDYWKPSTVRTSTCKNNPDSSSGLCTGSEKLVEEKAEEEASNDFTSAEQDEP